In a single window of the Terriglobus roseus genome:
- the dinB gene encoding DNA polymerase IV: MPDPESMQEGVRTPGTRKIVHVDMDAFYASVEQRDDPTLRGRPVVVAWKGLRSVVCAASYEARRFGIRSAMPAVRAERLCPGAVFLPPDFSRYKAVSQAVRAIFERHTDAIEPLSLDEAYLDVTTNKTALPTATLVAKTIRQQIREELHLTASAGIAPNKFLAKIASDWRKPNGQFVIQPHEVQNFLQALPVGRIPGVGKVTEARMAQAGIKTVGDIYAMSLPTLQEHFGSYSVRLYELARGIDHNPVVSNRVRKQVSAEDTFAEDLPLNALVGHVRRLAEKVWKASNSNARRAKTIVLKLKTREFTSLTRSLTPRTAIATCEDLTAIALRLLDRVDLPADQLYRLVGVGLSNFEAKDDIAQDSSLAEAEASEFLLQPPA; the protein is encoded by the coding sequence ATGCCTGATCCGGAATCGATGCAGGAGGGCGTTCGCACTCCCGGTACGCGCAAGATCGTCCATGTCGACATGGATGCCTTCTATGCGTCGGTGGAACAGCGCGATGATCCCACATTGCGTGGGCGTCCGGTCGTGGTGGCGTGGAAAGGTCTGCGGTCCGTGGTCTGCGCTGCCTCTTACGAAGCGCGTCGATTCGGTATCCGATCCGCAATGCCCGCTGTTCGCGCGGAAAGACTCTGCCCCGGCGCGGTCTTTCTACCGCCCGACTTCTCTCGCTACAAGGCAGTATCGCAAGCAGTGCGCGCCATCTTCGAGCGCCACACCGACGCCATCGAACCACTCTCACTGGACGAAGCATATCTCGATGTCACGACGAACAAGACTGCCCTTCCAACGGCGACCTTAGTCGCGAAAACAATCCGTCAGCAGATTCGCGAGGAGCTGCATCTCACCGCTTCGGCGGGGATCGCGCCAAACAAGTTTCTCGCGAAGATTGCTTCTGACTGGCGCAAGCCCAATGGGCAATTCGTTATTCAGCCGCACGAGGTGCAGAACTTTCTACAGGCGCTTCCTGTCGGCCGGATTCCCGGCGTGGGCAAGGTGACAGAGGCGCGCATGGCGCAGGCAGGCATCAAGACTGTGGGCGATATCTATGCCATGAGCCTGCCCACGTTGCAAGAGCACTTCGGAAGCTATAGCGTGCGCCTCTACGAACTGGCGCGTGGCATCGACCACAATCCGGTCGTCTCGAACCGCGTGCGTAAGCAGGTTTCGGCAGAAGACACCTTCGCGGAGGATCTGCCGCTGAATGCCCTTGTGGGGCACGTGCGTCGATTGGCAGAGAAGGTATGGAAGGCTTCGAACAGCAATGCCCGTCGTGCGAAGACGATCGTGCTCAAGCTCAAGACCAGGGAGTTTACTTCCCTGACCCGAAGTCTGACACCGCGCACTGCCATTGCAACGTGCGAGGATCTGACCGCTATCGCCCTGCGTCTTCTCGATCGAGTCGACTTGCCTGCGGATCAGCTCTACCGTCTTGTCGGGGTCGGTCTATCCAACTTCGAAGCAAAAGACGATATCGCGCAGGATTCGAGCCTCGCTGAGGCTGAGGCAAGCGAGTTTCTGCTGCAGCCGCCGGCGTAG
- a CDS encoding efflux transporter outer membrane subunit, which produces MSNSNFSRRGVTTLGLLAVLTTAGCNVGPKYTRPQVPAPPAFRGADDAAISSDPKGSLGDQQWSAVFKQPELQALITQALANNYDLKIAAERVLEQQQQVRISRASQFPTVNVGGTGLGATLPGSLSQTFGTNSNGTSDSSGATTLTAGSINLSAAWTPDFWGLYRKQTEAARDTLLAQEWAQKAVRLSLVQQVATTYFQLRTLDLQLEVAKETRDTRQQSVDLTTKLTNGGSAPLSDLRQAEQLLYTATSQIPVLEQQIQQTENSLQLLLGQAPGKLQHVDPNALQPAPENPPVGLPSQLLERRPDIQQAEAQLKAANAQVGAAKAQFFPQLSISASGGTGGSDFSNLFDPSSRTIYGLGSLAQPIFAGGKIRGQYELTKRQKDELIATYQRAILTGLRDVSNALVAVNKTRVTREQQDKLVFAAKDATRLARLRYQGGATAYLEVLTTDTNLFNAQLNLISAQQNEALTLVQLYSALGGGWQ; this is translated from the coding sequence ATGAGCAACTCAAACTTTTCACGAAGGGGTGTGACCACCCTGGGCCTGCTCGCCGTGCTGACGACGGCAGGTTGCAATGTGGGCCCGAAGTACACACGCCCGCAGGTGCCGGCACCACCGGCATTCCGCGGCGCGGACGATGCTGCGATCTCAAGTGATCCCAAGGGATCGCTTGGCGATCAGCAGTGGAGCGCTGTCTTCAAACAGCCGGAACTGCAGGCGCTGATCACCCAGGCGCTTGCGAACAACTACGACCTGAAGATTGCAGCCGAGCGTGTGCTTGAGCAGCAGCAGCAGGTACGCATCAGTCGCGCGTCGCAGTTCCCGACTGTGAACGTAGGCGGTACGGGCCTTGGTGCAACATTGCCCGGATCGTTGTCACAGACATTCGGCACCAATTCGAACGGAACCTCTGACTCGTCAGGCGCCACCACGCTGACGGCGGGTTCCATCAACCTGTCGGCGGCATGGACCCCCGATTTCTGGGGGCTCTACCGCAAACAGACCGAAGCTGCGCGTGACACATTGCTGGCCCAGGAATGGGCTCAGAAGGCCGTACGCCTGTCGCTGGTCCAACAGGTGGCCACAACGTACTTCCAGCTCCGCACACTCGATCTGCAGTTGGAGGTCGCTAAAGAGACACGGGACACGCGGCAGCAGTCGGTGGACCTTACGACGAAGCTGACCAATGGAGGTTCCGCTCCCTTAAGCGATCTGCGGCAGGCGGAACAGTTGCTTTACACCGCAACGTCGCAGATCCCGGTTCTGGAGCAGCAGATCCAGCAGACCGAGAACAGCCTGCAACTCTTACTGGGACAGGCTCCCGGTAAGTTGCAGCACGTGGACCCCAATGCGTTGCAGCCTGCGCCGGAGAACCCGCCGGTCGGTCTGCCATCCCAGCTACTGGAACGTCGCCCAGATATTCAGCAGGCTGAGGCGCAGTTAAAAGCAGCCAACGCGCAGGTCGGCGCGGCGAAGGCACAATTCTTCCCGCAGCTCTCCATCAGCGCCTCGGGTGGTACGGGCGGCAGCGACTTCTCCAATCTGTTTGACCCGAGCAGTCGAACCATCTACGGACTGGGCTCGCTGGCACAACCGATCTTTGCCGGTGGCAAGATCCGAGGTCAGTATGAGCTCACCAAGCGGCAGAAGGACGAGCTGATTGCTACCTATCAGCGCGCAATTCTGACTGGTCTTCGCGATGTTTCCAATGCTCTGGTCGCGGTGAATAAAACACGCGTAACGCGGGAGCAACAGGACAAGCTGGTCTTCGCGGCAAAGGACGCAACGCGCCTGGCACGTCTGCGCTACCAGGGTGGCGCAACCGCCTACCTGGAAGTACTGACAACAGACACGAACCTGTTCAACGCGCAACTGAATCTGATCAGTGCCCAGCAGAACGAAGCGCTGACGCTGGTCCAGCTCTACAGTGCACTCGGCGGTGGATGGCAGTAG
- a CDS encoding Crp/Fnr family transcriptional regulator encodes MNPRHESTAMATPEFDPAQFLAVAGVGRKLVQVKAGQALFTQGDDANCVFYIQKGRFKITVISNAGKEATITLVGAGEFVGEESIISIPGQRLATATAITSCLVMKIQRLDMIRSLREESQLSDMFTALLLRRSMRTQADLVDHLFNSSEKRLARILLLMAEFGKPDDQETLIPQITQETLAEMIGTTRSRVSFFMNRFRKMGFIDYDGRITVHKTLLNVILHE; translated from the coding sequence ATGAATCCTCGACACGAAAGCACAGCAATGGCGACTCCGGAGTTTGACCCAGCCCAGTTCCTCGCAGTTGCAGGAGTCGGTAGAAAGCTAGTCCAGGTAAAGGCTGGGCAGGCCCTTTTCACCCAGGGTGATGATGCGAACTGCGTCTTTTACATCCAAAAGGGCCGGTTCAAGATCACGGTCATCTCGAACGCAGGCAAGGAAGCGACCATCACGCTGGTCGGCGCCGGTGAGTTTGTCGGCGAAGAGTCCATCATTTCGATCCCAGGCCAAAGGCTGGCGACCGCGACGGCCATTACTTCATGCCTTGTCATGAAGATCCAGCGACTGGATATGATCCGCTCCCTGCGGGAAGAGTCGCAGCTCTCCGACATGTTCACTGCCCTGCTCCTGCGGCGGAGCATGCGCACGCAGGCTGACCTGGTCGATCATCTGTTCAACTCCAGCGAAAAGCGCCTCGCGAGAATCCTGCTGCTCATGGCGGAGTTCGGCAAGCCTGACGATCAGGAGACGCTCATCCCGCAGATCACACAAGAGACGCTCGCCGAGATGATCGGAACCACGCGCTCCCGCGTCAGCTTCTTCATGAACAGGTTCCGTAAGATGGGCTTCATCGACTACGACGGGCGCATCACCGTCCATAAGACGCTTCTGAATGTGATCCTTCACGAATAG
- a CDS encoding OmpA family protein, with translation MTRKFHFSAGVAIATVLAVPACLSAQTRMEEKKDYPKSELFVGYSYLRAVPTLADGNRLVTLNGGSTSLAYNFTRHFGLVTDFSGYADSELRLSGPGAIPTRIADSSGSVYSMLFGPRFSFRAKHFTPFVQVLGGGAYATAVTLKNCTTACTPLPEQGSFAMTAGGGLDVNVSRHLAIRAVQAEYLMTRFANTTTAVRSTQNDMRLSAGLVFRFGSHPAALLPPNRAPLSACSVDKSFLYSGSDAIVAVHAKGVDADNDALTYAWTPTDGTLTGTGADVKWDLTGAPVGSHIVKLKLDDGRGGSSDCAAEVVIAAPLNRSPSLSCSIAENALEAGQLAHLTATGSDPDGDPLQYTWTTSYGAIRGTDSAVLLQTDPTMDHAYAVHVQVMDGRGGSSDCSMNFSAQRSQAVVKLEERLSLRSIYFPTAEPTVAQPSRGLLASQHSTLLSLAADFSQYLKTQPTAHLILEGHADPRGSAEYNQKLSELRVALTKEYLVAHGIAAESIDIKARGDQQNLTDGQVKDAILRTPELSEEAKKRLLLNMKTIILASNRRVDVTLSTTNQHSIRQYPFNASDSMTLLSEQRPGTHSARARAAVKR, from the coding sequence ATGACTCGCAAATTCCACTTCTCGGCAGGCGTAGCTATCGCCACCGTTCTCGCCGTACCCGCCTGCTTATCGGCACAGACACGCATGGAAGAAAAGAAGGACTACCCCAAGTCCGAGCTATTTGTTGGCTACTCCTACCTGCGGGCCGTGCCCACCCTGGCAGACGGGAACCGCCTGGTCACCCTGAACGGCGGATCCACCTCTCTGGCCTATAACTTCACTCGCCACTTCGGCCTTGTGACTGACTTCAGTGGATACGCTGATTCTGAACTTCGGCTCTCGGGTCCGGGCGCCATCCCCACGCGCATCGCCGACTCGTCGGGCTCGGTCTACAGCATGCTTTTCGGACCACGCTTCTCTTTCCGTGCGAAGCACTTCACACCCTTCGTCCAGGTGCTTGGCGGCGGGGCCTATGCCACTGCGGTCACACTGAAGAACTGCACGACTGCATGCACCCCTCTGCCGGAACAGGGTTCGTTTGCGATGACAGCAGGCGGTGGTCTCGACGTCAATGTGTCCAGACATCTGGCGATACGCGCGGTGCAGGCGGAATACCTGATGACGCGCTTCGCGAACACCACGACGGCGGTACGAAGCACACAGAATGACATGCGCCTTTCTGCCGGCCTTGTCTTCCGTTTCGGCAGCCATCCGGCTGCACTGCTGCCGCCGAATCGCGCGCCACTGTCGGCATGTTCTGTCGACAAGTCGTTCCTCTACAGCGGATCGGATGCCATCGTGGCAGTTCATGCCAAAGGTGTGGATGCCGACAATGACGCCCTGACGTACGCGTGGACTCCGACTGATGGCACGTTGACCGGAACCGGCGCAGACGTGAAGTGGGATCTGACAGGGGCGCCGGTCGGATCCCACATCGTCAAGCTGAAGTTGGATGACGGACGCGGTGGATCTTCGGACTGCGCTGCAGAAGTCGTCATTGCCGCTCCGCTGAACCGTTCGCCCTCGCTCTCCTGCTCCATTGCTGAGAATGCGCTTGAGGCAGGGCAGTTGGCACACCTGACGGCAACCGGATCGGACCCCGATGGCGATCCGCTGCAGTACACATGGACGACCAGCTATGGCGCGATCCGCGGAACCGACTCTGCCGTTCTGTTGCAGACGGACCCCACGATGGACCACGCCTACGCGGTTCACGTACAGGTGATGGACGGACGCGGTGGAAGCAGCGACTGCTCCATGAACTTCAGCGCACAGCGCTCGCAGGCGGTCGTGAAGCTTGAGGAGCGTCTGTCGCTCCGCAGCATTTACTTCCCGACGGCAGAACCAACGGTGGCACAACCGAGCCGTGGTCTGCTCGCCAGTCAGCACAGTACGTTGCTTTCGCTGGCAGCGGACTTTAGCCAATACCTGAAGACCCAGCCCACCGCTCACCTGATTCTTGAGGGCCATGCGGATCCGAGAGGCTCAGCCGAGTACAACCAGAAGCTCTCGGAACTGCGAGTGGCGCTAACGAAGGAATACCTCGTCGCACACGGCATCGCAGCGGAAAGCATCGACATCAAGGCGCGTGGCGACCAGCAGAACCTGACCGATGGCCAGGTGAAGGATGCCATCCTTCGCACGCCGGAACTCAGCGAGGAAGCGAAGAAGCGTCTGCTCCTGAACATGAAGACGATCATTCTCGCCAGCAATCGCCGGGTTGACGTGACTCTGAGCACGACCAATCAGCACTCCATCCGTCAGTACCCTTTCAACGCGTCGGACTCAATGACGCTGTTGAGCGAACAGAGGCCGGGGACGCATTCAGCCCGGGCTCGCGCCGCTGTGAAGCGGTAG
- a CDS encoding Ig-like domain-containing protein, which yields MLFVAGCGQETVNVPDTTRPTVTSTSPAQGATGVAVSSQVTATFSKAMTPASINGASFFLAGPGGALVPGTVSYASATSVATFVPSASLLTGTTYTVTITTAATDTASPVNSLLANYVWTFTTAATAAQVVPTVTATTPANNATGVSTASVLTATFSTAMNAATVNASSFQVTAGGLAVTGTVSYAGTVATFTPAVALNTGTTYVARITTAAQSAAGIPLAGAYVWSFTTTAPAAGPIVVSTVPLNNATGVPLAQSLSAMFSKSMNPSTLNANTFKLSGPLGTVVNGTVSYATGTSIATFVPAGALLPSTTYVATITTGAQDTTGTGLASNYVWVFRTVPAPTPPTVISTSPANNAAGVAVNQRITASFSEAMNPATISGTTFTLTSPGGIAVAGAVTYVAAGSTAVFVPTVALIPATTYVGTITTGAQDLLGVPLASKYVWTFTTGAAVDTTKPTVISTIPATNATNVPINQAISAAFSEAMDPTKITATTFTVTGPGATPVAGLVTYAAVGNTATFKPTASLSSGTLFTATITMGVTDLAGNTLAADYVWTFTTGAAPDTTSPTVTLTSPTNSATAVPLSQTVSATFSEAMDPLTLTTATFTVATGGGVNVAGTVTYNPLTLIATLTPSAPLTAGTSYVATVTTGATDLAGNPLGAGMVPNPWTFSTGAVIVPPPVNLGTASLFGGFGGGAGMTNQGTLTIINGNIGTTGVSTLITGFHDNTPNCVYTETPLNVGLVNGTIDTAAPPPTVGCPNEGTAATAAIALQASQDAGTAYAALVAFPNGLDVSVCAGCGGGSAGELGNRVLAPGIYKSAPGSYGITQGNLTLDAQGDPNAFWVFQMSTTLTVGTPGGPQSVLLVNGAQAKNVFWQVGTAATINGIVGGGTMTGTVISQAGISVSTAGVAAVTTINGRALVLTGPVTLVNTVINVPAQ from the coding sequence ATGTTGTTTGTTGCGGGTTGTGGACAGGAAACTGTCAACGTCCCGGACACAACTCGCCCGACTGTGACCTCAACGTCCCCAGCGCAAGGCGCAACCGGTGTTGCCGTCAGTTCCCAAGTCACCGCAACTTTCAGCAAAGCGATGACTCCCGCATCGATCAACGGAGCCTCCTTCTTTCTGGCAGGTCCCGGTGGAGCGCTCGTCCCCGGCACTGTGTCGTATGCATCCGCTACATCTGTGGCAACTTTCGTTCCGTCAGCTAGTTTGCTGACCGGCACAACTTATACCGTAACGATCACCACGGCAGCCACAGATACCGCATCGCCGGTGAACTCGTTGCTCGCGAATTATGTCTGGACATTCACGACTGCCGCGACAGCGGCTCAGGTCGTCCCGACGGTAACTGCCACCACGCCCGCGAACAATGCGACCGGTGTGAGCACCGCATCCGTCTTGACCGCAACGTTCAGCACTGCGATGAATGCTGCCACGGTGAATGCTTCGAGCTTCCAGGTTACGGCCGGTGGACTCGCTGTCACTGGCACAGTGTCGTACGCAGGGACTGTCGCGACCTTCACGCCAGCAGTCGCTCTCAACACTGGCACGACCTACGTAGCCAGGATCACCACGGCAGCGCAATCGGCGGCTGGAATACCGCTCGCCGGCGCGTACGTCTGGTCATTCACAACAACTGCTCCTGCTGCAGGACCGATCGTTGTCTCCACGGTTCCCCTCAACAACGCAACCGGCGTGCCACTAGCGCAGTCCCTGAGCGCGATGTTCAGCAAATCGATGAATCCGTCGACGCTGAATGCCAATACCTTCAAGCTCTCTGGCCCGCTGGGAACAGTTGTCAACGGAACGGTATCGTATGCGACTGGTACGAGCATCGCGACATTTGTACCGGCTGGAGCGTTGCTTCCAAGCACGACGTACGTGGCAACCATCACCACCGGCGCGCAGGACACCACCGGCACGGGACTCGCAAGCAACTACGTGTGGGTCTTCCGCACAGTACCTGCCCCCACGCCACCAACGGTCATCTCGACAAGCCCCGCAAATAACGCCGCAGGCGTTGCCGTAAATCAGAGAATAACTGCCAGCTTCAGTGAAGCGATGAATCCTGCAACGATCAGCGGCACCACGTTCACACTGACGTCGCCAGGCGGCATTGCGGTGGCCGGTGCGGTGACATATGTCGCAGCCGGATCAACCGCGGTCTTTGTCCCGACTGTTGCACTTATCCCAGCGACAACCTATGTAGGCACCATCACCACCGGCGCACAGGATCTCCTGGGCGTGCCACTCGCAAGCAAGTACGTCTGGACGTTCACAACAGGCGCTGCAGTCGACACCACCAAGCCGACCGTAATCTCTACCATCCCAGCGACCAATGCGACGAATGTGCCAATTAACCAGGCCATTAGCGCAGCGTTCAGCGAAGCAATGGATCCGACGAAGATCACTGCCACGACGTTCACCGTCACTGGTCCTGGCGCCACGCCAGTAGCGGGGTTGGTAACTTACGCCGCAGTCGGTAACACAGCCACATTCAAGCCAACAGCATCACTTTCATCTGGAACTCTCTTTACCGCCACGATCACGATGGGTGTTACCGATCTTGCTGGAAACACACTGGCCGCTGACTACGTCTGGACATTCACCACAGGCGCAGCGCCTGACACAACGTCTCCCACCGTCACACTCACGAGCCCGACGAATAGCGCAACTGCTGTTCCTTTGTCTCAGACCGTGAGCGCGACATTCAGCGAAGCAATGGATCCGCTCACGCTCACTACGGCGACCTTCACAGTCGCTACAGGCGGCGGAGTGAACGTCGCTGGCACCGTAACTTACAACCCACTTACGCTCATCGCGACACTGACACCTTCTGCGCCGCTGACTGCCGGTACTTCCTACGTCGCCACGGTGACAACGGGTGCGACCGATCTTGCGGGTAATCCGCTGGGTGCGGGAATGGTTCCAAACCCATGGACCTTCTCAACCGGCGCGGTCATCGTGCCTCCTCCAGTGAACCTCGGAACAGCATCACTCTTCGGCGGCTTCGGAGGCGGTGCCGGCATGACGAACCAGGGAACCTTGACGATCATCAACGGCAACATTGGTACAACCGGTGTCTCCACGCTGATCACAGGCTTCCATGACAACACGCCCAACTGCGTATACACGGAAACTCCTCTCAACGTCGGCCTGGTCAACGGAACCATTGACACAGCCGCGCCCCCACCGACGGTTGGATGTCCCAACGAAGGAACGGCAGCGACTGCAGCCATCGCACTTCAGGCCTCTCAGGATGCCGGAACAGCGTATGCCGCACTTGTCGCCTTCCCAAATGGACTGGACGTCTCGGTCTGCGCTGGTTGTGGTGGTGGATCAGCTGGCGAGTTAGGCAATCGTGTCCTGGCTCCCGGTATCTACAAGTCCGCACCCGGCAGCTACGGCATCACGCAGGGCAACCTGACGCTCGATGCACAAGGCGATCCGAATGCGTTCTGGGTCTTCCAGATGTCGACTACCTTGACCGTTGGTACTCCCGGTGGACCCCAAAGTGTCCTGCTGGTAAATGGAGCGCAGGCAAAGAACGTCTTCTGGCAGGTGGGAACAGCAGCAACCATCAACGGCATCGTAGGCGGAGGCACGATGACTGGCACTGTGATCTCACAGGCCGGCATCTCGGTCTCGACCGCTGGAGTCGCAGCAGTCACCACCATCAACGGCAGAGCGCTGGTACTTACTGGACCAGTCACCCTTGTCAACACCGTCATCAACGTCCCTGCTCAATAA